Proteins encoded by one window of Cellvibrio sp. KY-GH-1:
- a CDS encoding glycoside hydrolase family 19 protein, whose protein sequence is MNIQETTSLRKTLGLAVALFCADQASAYNCNGVAQYVDGRSYSANAIVQNAGSAFSCKVSGWCTIGGPYAPGSGWASGEAWTNIGSCGTTATSSTPASSARSSAASSTPVTGGNCPNWAAGTTYLAGTVVKYNGAFYLAEHDNPGYDPVVSTWYWEPTASCPGGTNTSSSTGNTGTCAAWVAGRLYYAGNTVSYNGAFYRAKYDNPGYDPVISTWFWEPTNSCNGTVTSSSVSSTTNNGTGFGAVVSEAQFNQMFPGRNPFYTYAGLVAATKTYPAFAGTGDLQLKKREAAAALANFSHETGSFVYVTEIAKGLYCSDWGNLATCPCEPGKQYYGRGPIQLSHNGNYCAAGAALGLDLRRNPELVEQNATVAWQTALWFWMTQSGAGYRPAHDSIVNNYGFGETIRTINGALECNGGNPAQVQSRVNEFNRILQIIGGTAGNNVGC, encoded by the coding sequence ATGAATATTCAAGAAACTACCAGTCTGCGAAAAACGCTGGGCTTGGCCGTTGCACTTTTTTGCGCGGATCAGGCTTCTGCCTATAACTGTAATGGCGTAGCGCAGTATGTTGATGGGCGCTCTTACAGCGCTAATGCGATAGTCCAAAACGCCGGAAGTGCGTTCAGTTGTAAAGTGAGTGGCTGGTGTACCATCGGCGGGCCCTACGCGCCTGGATCGGGTTGGGCGTCGGGTGAGGCCTGGACCAACATCGGCTCTTGCGGCACTACCGCAACCAGCTCCACGCCCGCTTCAAGCGCGCGTTCCAGTGCGGCTTCCAGCACCCCGGTTACTGGTGGCAATTGCCCTAATTGGGCAGCGGGCACTACTTACCTGGCTGGCACAGTGGTGAAATACAACGGCGCCTTTTATCTGGCAGAGCACGATAACCCGGGGTACGACCCGGTCGTCAGTACCTGGTACTGGGAGCCAACAGCCTCCTGCCCGGGCGGTACCAATACTTCAAGCAGCACGGGCAATACTGGCACCTGCGCCGCCTGGGTAGCCGGTAGACTTTATTACGCCGGTAACACCGTGAGCTACAACGGAGCTTTCTACCGTGCGAAATACGACAACCCGGGATACGATCCGGTGATCAGTACCTGGTTTTGGGAGCCAACCAATAGTTGTAATGGCACGGTCACTAGCTCCAGCGTGTCATCTACTACGAATAATGGAACCGGTTTTGGCGCGGTGGTGAGCGAAGCCCAATTTAACCAAATGTTCCCCGGTCGAAACCCTTTCTACACCTATGCCGGTTTAGTCGCGGCGACGAAAACCTATCCTGCGTTTGCCGGAACTGGCGATCTGCAATTGAAAAAACGTGAAGCGGCAGCAGCGCTGGCGAATTTTTCTCATGAAACGGGCAGCTTCGTCTATGTGACGGAAATTGCGAAGGGATTGTACTGTAGCGATTGGGGGAATTTGGCAACTTGCCCTTGTGAGCCCGGCAAACAGTACTACGGTCGCGGGCCCATTCAGTTGAGTCACAATGGCAACTATTGCGCAGCAGGTGCTGCCCTGGGGTTGGATTTGCGTCGCAATCCGGAGTTGGTGGAACAAAATGCGACTGTAGCCTGGCAGACCGCGCTCTGGTTCTGGATGACTCAAAGCGGCGCGGGTTATCGCCCTGCGCATGACAGTATCGTCAACAATTACGGCTTTGGTGAAACTATTCGCACGATTAATGGCGCACTGGAGTGTAATGGCGGCAACCCGGCGCAAGTGCAAAGCCGTGTCAATGAGTTCAATCGTATTCTGCAGATTATTGGTGGAACTGCGGGCAATAATGTGGGTTGTTGA
- a CDS encoding glycosyltransferase, whose amino-acid sequence MQKVLIIGYVWPEPKSSAAGTRMLELVQLFLQMQSEVTFASAALLSDHRFDLNSLGVIEKSIALNCSSFDEYVKALQPDLVLFDRFFTEEQFGWRVAQACPNALRILDTEDFHSLRYARQQLLKVEQKKYSTEKEKQSVGPVLVGAAELYQQMCTQDMALREVAAIFRCDLSLMISEFEMELLQKYFSVPAQLLFYVPFLSPMRVQEQSLPDFSERQHFVAIGNFRHEPNWDSVLWLKHHLWPMIRAQLLQQGAHAELHIYGAYPPPKATQLHNAKEGFHVKGWAEDAALVMQQARVCLAPLRFGAGIKGKLMDAMRMGTPSVTTAIGAESMCGSLPWGGAIANDAGAIARAAVALYQTPSSWHAAQQAGFTILQNYFARIDYKPRLQERVERLFEHVALERGNNFIGQMLRHHSLKSTQYMGQWIEAKNK is encoded by the coding sequence ATGCAGAAGGTTTTAATTATTGGCTACGTCTGGCCGGAGCCAAAATCGTCGGCGGCCGGCACGCGTATGTTGGAGTTGGTGCAATTGTTCTTGCAGATGCAATCTGAAGTCACTTTTGCATCTGCAGCGCTGTTATCCGATCACCGTTTTGATTTAAACAGTTTGGGTGTGATAGAAAAATCTATCGCGCTAAATTGCAGCAGCTTTGATGAGTACGTAAAGGCGCTGCAACCGGATTTGGTGTTGTTTGATCGCTTTTTTACGGAAGAGCAATTTGGTTGGCGAGTTGCGCAAGCTTGTCCCAATGCATTGCGTATTTTGGATACCGAAGATTTTCACAGCCTGCGTTATGCGCGCCAGCAATTGTTGAAGGTAGAGCAAAAAAAATATTCCACCGAAAAAGAGAAGCAATCGGTTGGGCCAGTGTTGGTGGGCGCGGCGGAGTTATACCAACAGATGTGCACGCAGGATATGGCGTTGCGTGAAGTGGCGGCCATTTTTCGCTGCGATCTAAGTTTGATGATTTCTGAATTTGAAATGGAATTGCTACAGAAATACTTTTCGGTGCCTGCGCAATTATTATTTTATGTCCCATTCTTGTCGCCGATGAGGGTGCAGGAACAGTCATTGCCGGATTTTTCCGAGCGCCAGCACTTTGTCGCCATTGGCAACTTTCGCCATGAGCCTAATTGGGATTCGGTGCTTTGGTTAAAACATCATTTGTGGCCGATGATTCGCGCGCAGCTCTTGCAGCAGGGGGCGCACGCCGAGCTGCATATTTACGGTGCCTATCCGCCCCCTAAAGCGACCCAACTACATAATGCCAAAGAGGGGTTCCATGTAAAAGGCTGGGCAGAAGACGCCGCTTTGGTAATGCAGCAGGCCCGTGTTTGCTTGGCACCTTTGCGTTTTGGTGCGGGAATTAAAGGCAAATTAATGGATGCCATGCGCATGGGTACGCCTAGCGTAACTACCGCGATTGGCGCTGAATCAATGTGTGGAAGCCTGCCCTGGGGCGGAGCAATTGCTAATGACGCAGGCGCAATTGCCCGGGCTGCAGTTGCCTTATATCAAACCCCAAGTTCCTGGCATGCGGCGCAGCAGGCAGGGTTCACTATTTTGCAAAATTACTTCGCCCGGATCGACTATAAGCCGCGCTTGCAGGAACGCGTGGAGCGTTTATTTGAGCATGTTGCACTCGAACGCGGTAATAATTTTATCGGCCAGATGCTGCGTCATCATTCCCTCAAAAGCACCCAGTATATGGGGCAGTGGATTGAAGCGAAGAATAAGTAA
- a CDS encoding sialate O-acetylesterase codes for MKTSIISRVAATCLLAVGAADVLADVTLPRLLSDGAILQRDRPLTLWGWADEGEKVTVNFAGKALSTVTKDGRWSVTFPAFKAGGPYKLTVRGNNQLTRNNILLGDLWVAAGQSNMELPLNRVKYKYPGLIESTNQPNIREFNVPVTYAFKGPLQDYTQGQWKTATPENMATFSAVGFFFMQKLHAENNVPIGLVTIPVGGSPAEAWVSESVLQKYPHYQQKLQPFKDDAYVQATSAKDKANSDKWFADLGAADIGLKNNWQQEKLATADWKTLQVPGFVKEQGSDFTNGALWVRKTMNLTAGQAAKKATLWLGCIVDGDQVYVNGQLVGQTGYMYPPRIYAVPAGLLKAGENTISIRITSYSGNAGFVKDKRYELALGEGLFGDEQIDLKGEWKYQVAARAGSMQPTTTLHYLPSALFNAKLAPALPLKIKGVIWYQGESNVGRAEEYKSLMTDLIADWREQFQQKDLPFVYVQLANFLAAAKEPGESGWADLREAQRQLLAVKNTAMAVAVDVGEWNDIHPLDKQSVGERLALGALKVAYGKKSLLASGPILKKIKAKGGKLELSFAEFGKGLRLRGESLGHIALAGTDKKFVWAKAEVKKDKIIVWADAVPEPQWVRYAWADNPAGANLYNSAGLPASPFEARVSD; via the coding sequence ATGAAAACATCAATCATCTCCCGAGTTGCTGCAACTTGTCTGTTGGCGGTTGGCGCAGCCGATGTCCTTGCGGATGTTACCTTGCCGCGCCTGTTAAGTGATGGCGCAATCCTTCAGCGCGATAGGCCGTTAACTCTGTGGGGTTGGGCGGATGAAGGCGAAAAAGTGACGGTTAATTTCGCGGGTAAGGCGTTATCAACAGTGACTAAAGATGGTCGCTGGTCAGTTACTTTCCCCGCGTTTAAAGCGGGCGGGCCATACAAATTAACGGTACGCGGTAATAACCAGTTAACGCGCAACAATATTTTATTGGGCGATTTATGGGTTGCCGCCGGGCAATCGAATATGGAGTTGCCACTCAATCGCGTGAAATATAAATACCCGGGGTTAATTGAATCGACCAACCAACCGAATATTCGCGAATTTAATGTGCCGGTTACCTATGCGTTTAAAGGGCCGCTGCAGGATTACACCCAGGGTCAATGGAAAACCGCCACCCCGGAAAACATGGCAACGTTTTCGGCGGTGGGATTTTTCTTTATGCAAAAACTCCACGCTGAGAATAATGTGCCCATTGGTTTGGTAACTATCCCCGTGGGTGGCTCACCGGCTGAGGCTTGGGTGAGCGAGTCGGTGTTGCAGAAATATCCGCACTACCAACAAAAATTGCAGCCGTTTAAAGATGATGCTTATGTGCAGGCGACTAGTGCAAAAGACAAAGCCAATAGCGATAAGTGGTTTGCGGATTTGGGGGCAGCGGATATCGGCTTGAAAAATAATTGGCAGCAAGAAAAATTGGCAACTGCCGATTGGAAAACGTTGCAAGTTCCCGGGTTTGTCAAAGAGCAGGGTAGTGATTTTACCAATGGTGCTTTGTGGGTGCGTAAAACTATGAATTTAACCGCTGGCCAGGCGGCAAAAAAAGCGACTCTCTGGTTGGGCTGTATTGTTGATGGTGATCAAGTTTACGTGAACGGCCAGCTGGTGGGACAAACCGGCTATATGTATCCGCCGCGCATTTATGCTGTGCCGGCCGGCCTGTTAAAAGCGGGCGAAAACACCATCAGCATTCGTATCACCAGTTATTCGGGCAACGCCGGGTTTGTGAAAGACAAACGCTATGAATTGGCGCTTGGTGAAGGCTTGTTTGGCGATGAGCAAATCGATTTGAAAGGTGAATGGAAGTATCAAGTTGCTGCGCGTGCAGGTTCTATGCAGCCGACAACCACGCTGCATTATCTGCCGTCGGCTCTGTTTAATGCCAAGCTTGCGCCGGCACTGCCCCTGAAAATTAAGGGCGTGATTTGGTATCAGGGTGAATCCAATGTGGGTCGCGCAGAAGAATATAAATCGCTCATGACGGATTTAATTGCTGATTGGCGCGAGCAGTTCCAACAAAAAGATTTGCCGTTTGTGTATGTGCAGTTAGCCAACTTTTTAGCAGCAGCAAAAGAGCCGGGTGAAAGTGGCTGGGCAGATTTACGCGAGGCCCAGCGTCAACTGTTAGCGGTGAAGAATACCGCGATGGCAGTCGCTGTCGATGTTGGTGAGTGGAATGATATTCACCCTTTGGATAAACAATCCGTCGGTGAACGTTTGGCATTGGGTGCGTTGAAAGTGGCCTATGGCAAAAAATCGCTACTGGCGTCCGGGCCGATCCTGAAAAAAATCAAGGCGAAAGGCGGCAAGCTGGAATTGAGTTTTGCCGAGTTTGGGAAAGGGCTTAGGTTGCGCGGTGAATCTCTTGGCCATATAGCGCTGGCAGGTACGGATAAGAAATTTGTTTGGGCAAAGGCGGAGGTTAAAAAGGACAAGATAATCGTGTGGGCGGACGCTGTGCCTGAGCCGCAATGGGTACGGTATGCATGGGCGGATAACCCTGCGGGTGCAAATCTGTATAATAGCGCGGGTCTGCCTGCATCGCCGTTTGAGGCTCGCGTATCTGACTAA
- the rnk gene encoding nucleoside diphosphate kinase regulator, whose translation MLPAITVSTLDFKRIELVLDALPASRDDLKDKLFMELDRADLVEPVDVPPTLVTMNSRVRFTVLATGVTMVKTLVYPKDQAADTQNISILTPLGSALLGLSIGQEIEWKIDAHKTMRVRIDAIEYQPERAGDFHL comes from the coding sequence ATGTTGCCTGCGATTACAGTATCCACACTGGATTTTAAACGCATTGAATTGGTGTTGGATGCATTGCCAGCATCCCGCGATGACCTGAAAGATAAATTGTTTATGGAATTGGATCGCGCCGATTTAGTGGAGCCAGTAGATGTGCCGCCAACGTTGGTGACTATGAATTCGCGCGTGCGTTTTACGGTTCTCGCAACAGGTGTGACCATGGTGAAGACTCTGGTTTATCCAAAAGATCAGGCGGCCGATACACAAAATATTTCCATCTTGACACCATTGGGTAGTGCACTTCTGGGGCTCTCTATTGGGCAGGAAATTGAGTGGAAAATTGATGCCCACAAAACCATGCGCGTGCGTATTGACGCGATTGAGTATCAGCCAGAGCGTGCGGGTGATTTTCACTTGTGA
- a CDS encoding insulinase family protein produces the protein MSKSYSALALSILLLGGVALSGCETTQTASSTATVAAVRNLEEVTIIKSPNDDRQYGALMLPNGLQVVLVSDPSLENSAASLAVGVGSAHNPKDQLGLAHYLEHMLFLGTEKYPEPDGFMKYTQANGGMTNAFTAYDKTNYMFQINAGKFDDALDRFSDYFKKPTFDPHFSDKERNAVNNEWSLQKAQDPWNLFVLQGFTASPNNPSSKFNIGNLDTLKDKPGSVLNDEMKKFYDAYYSSNIMKLTLVGKQSLPELKALAQKHFSSIPNKNIPFPEVVVPGLTKAELGKSIHYKPIKELKSLYVDFPVKSNKTEWRLKPNEFVHNLLTSEEPGTLGEQLRVQGLVKSLTAYFDSEAYGPDGFLRVQADLTDAGVQKQDEIIAAIFAYVELIKKKGLDENYYRELQAMRSKDFANAPKPDPLQQAVGLSMSQFDLPVENLMNSEYIYERYDAKTIKKVLAQLDEKSARVWYINPDEKAETPVPFFDGKYAIRDISAAEFKRWDSLEKNFTFNLPPLNDLFTDKQAPIVENTYLKPHQVVSQPGVEAYLAHPEFYREDKGQLSLQINVDFGKSSPRQAVLSSLLNEVFNKQNLTLIDRAGRASLGVELKTTVTNSQGIFISGYTTKHELLLTQLVKNFAELPITDQWFSEAKDSQEKNLLNAKKNHVFRQLFGDLGRVTVKNGYSIDEQLAALQSITKADLIAYQDAVKKNALLRLFAVGNYSEAQVKQFAQTAAQMLPGTRLPENRAVNAYIIPAMGKITESSGDVELADSAVLQAWFGGKKSDDEQAQLAVLNALFGNAFFMQLRTHEQLGYVVTSFEYPVDDVPGFAMLVQSSNTDLPGIKTRMDKFRKDYLATLKATDEQEVEQAKQALIANVLEKPTDFYAEASRYTNEFWQGKYAFDARDRYLASLKKVTKADLVRIYESLLLNDKSGKALLQLRGTNFKTKPFAPAK, from the coding sequence ATGTCCAAATCCTATTCGGCGCTGGCGCTCAGTATTTTATTGCTGGGTGGCGTTGCGCTCAGCGGCTGTGAAACTACGCAAACTGCATCCAGCACTGCAACAGTTGCTGCAGTTCGCAACCTCGAAGAAGTCACCATTATTAAAAGCCCTAATGATGATCGCCAGTACGGCGCCTTGATGCTACCGAATGGGCTGCAAGTGGTGTTGGTGTCTGACCCTAGCCTGGAAAATTCTGCTGCCTCTTTAGCGGTAGGTGTGGGCAGCGCGCACAATCCCAAAGATCAATTGGGCCTTGCGCATTACCTTGAACACATGTTGTTTTTAGGCACTGAAAAATATCCCGAGCCGGATGGGTTTATGAAATACACCCAGGCCAATGGCGGTATGACTAACGCATTTACTGCCTACGATAAAACCAACTACATGTTCCAAATCAATGCGGGCAAGTTTGATGATGCCTTGGATCGGTTTAGCGATTATTTCAAGAAGCCAACCTTTGATCCGCATTTCAGTGATAAAGAGCGCAACGCCGTGAATAATGAATGGTCGCTGCAAAAAGCGCAGGACCCATGGAATTTATTTGTGCTGCAAGGTTTTACTGCCAGCCCGAATAACCCCAGCTCCAAATTCAATATCGGCAACCTGGATACCTTGAAAGACAAACCGGGGTCGGTGTTGAATGATGAAATGAAGAAGTTTTATGATGCTTATTATTCATCGAATATCATGAAATTAACATTGGTGGGCAAGCAATCCCTGCCAGAGTTAAAAGCCCTGGCACAAAAACATTTTTCCAGTATCCCTAATAAAAATATTCCCTTTCCAGAAGTGGTTGTACCCGGCCTGACCAAAGCAGAGTTAGGCAAAAGTATTCACTACAAACCGATTAAGGAATTGAAATCCTTATATGTGGATTTCCCGGTAAAATCTAACAAGACTGAGTGGCGGTTGAAGCCTAATGAATTTGTTCATAACCTGCTGACGTCGGAAGAGCCGGGTACGTTAGGTGAGCAATTGCGCGTGCAGGGTTTGGTAAAATCCCTGACTGCTTATTTCGACAGCGAAGCCTATGGTCCCGATGGATTTTTGCGCGTGCAGGCGGATTTAACGGATGCCGGCGTACAAAAGCAGGATGAAATTATTGCGGCCATTTTTGCGTATGTGGAGCTGATCAAGAAAAAAGGCTTGGATGAAAATTATTACCGTGAATTGCAAGCAATGCGCAGCAAAGATTTTGCCAATGCGCCCAAGCCAGACCCGTTACAGCAGGCGGTTGGCCTCTCTATGTCACAGTTTGACCTGCCAGTCGAAAACTTGATGAATTCAGAATACATTTACGAGCGTTACGATGCCAAGACCATTAAAAAAGTGCTTGCGCAGCTGGACGAAAAAAGTGCACGCGTTTGGTATATAAACCCGGATGAAAAAGCGGAAACGCCTGTGCCTTTCTTTGATGGTAAATATGCAATTCGCGATATCAGTGCGGCGGAGTTCAAGCGCTGGGATTCTCTGGAGAAAAACTTTACATTCAATTTGCCACCGCTAAACGATTTGTTTACCGATAAGCAAGCGCCAATTGTGGAAAACACTTATCTCAAACCGCACCAAGTGGTTAGTCAGCCGGGCGTAGAAGCGTATCTGGCGCATCCAGAATTTTATCGCGAAGACAAAGGCCAGCTGTCGTTACAAATTAATGTCGATTTTGGTAAGTCATCACCACGCCAGGCAGTTTTGTCGTCCTTGTTAAATGAAGTATTTAACAAGCAGAATCTGACATTAATTGATCGCGCCGGGCGTGCGTCGCTGGGTGTTGAGTTGAAAACAACGGTGACCAATTCACAGGGGATTTTTATTTCCGGTTATACCACCAAGCATGAATTACTATTAACCCAGCTGGTGAAAAACTTTGCGGAATTACCGATTACCGACCAGTGGTTTTCTGAAGCAAAAGATAGTCAGGAAAAAAATCTGCTCAATGCCAAAAAGAACCATGTGTTCCGCCAATTGTTTGGAGATTTGGGGCGCGTAACGGTTAAAAATGGTTACAGTATTGATGAGCAACTGGCGGCGCTTCAATCTATCACCAAAGCAGATTTAATTGCCTATCAGGACGCTGTAAAGAAAAATGCACTCTTGCGTTTGTTTGCAGTAGGCAATTACAGCGAAGCTCAGGTGAAACAATTTGCGCAAACCGCAGCACAAATGTTACCGGGTACGCGTTTGCCGGAAAACCGTGCGGTAAACGCATACATCATTCCAGCGATGGGAAAAATCACCGAGTCCAGTGGGGATGTAGAGCTGGCAGATAGCGCGGTATTGCAGGCCTGGTTTGGCGGCAAAAAGTCGGATGATGAGCAAGCACAGCTCGCAGTTTTAAATGCATTGTTTGGCAATGCCTTTTTTATGCAACTGCGCACCCATGAGCAATTGGGTTATGTGGTTACCAGTTTTGAATACCCGGTAGATGATGTGCCCGGTTTTGCGATGCTGGTGCAAAGTTCTAATACCGATTTGCCAGGTATAAAGACGCGTATGGATAAATTCCGCAAGGATTATCTGGCCACACTCAAGGCGACTGATGAACAGGAAGTTGAGCAGGCGAAGCAGGCATTGATCGCCAATGTGCTGGAAAAACCGACCGATTTCTACGCCGAGGCCTCGCGCTACACCAATGAGTTTTGGCAGGGAAAATATGCGTTTGATGCACGCGATCGCTATCTGGCGTCATTGAAAAAAGTTACCAAGGCAGATTTGGTGCGCATCTATGAAAGCTTGTTGCTGAACGACAAATCCGGCAAGGCGTTACTGCAGTTGCGCGGTACCAACTTCAAAACCAAACCCTTCGCCCCAGCGAAGTAA
- a CDS encoding TIGR03862 family flavoprotein produces MNQLDIFDLSPAKTVAIIGGGPAGLMAAEVIAAAGHQVSVYDAMPSVGRKFLLAGVGGMNITHAEPAEDFRARYSANVHFLNSLKQFDANTLRNWVHDLGVETFVGTSGRVFPADMKAAPLLRAWLHRLREQGVKFYPRHRWLGWAEKPADGGEKSKATGAIQLILSAPDHETPFAIMADAVVLALGGASWQRLGSDGAWVPLLRERDIQINALVPSNCGFDVAWSEHIRTEYAGAPVHGVGLSCVDLEGRTRGVLSEAIVSAYGIEGTGIYALSKYLREQLEQQGTALLNIDLLPDFSVDKILQRLNKPREKNSLSNFLRKQLNLSPVKLALLRELTTKSTVENPELLALAIKKLSLTLSATRPIDEAISSAGGVAAKELDSAFMLKKVPGVFCAGEMLDWDAPTGGYLLTGCFASGRAAGFGVAAWLRK; encoded by the coding sequence GTGAATCAACTCGATATTTTTGATCTCTCTCCCGCGAAAACCGTAGCAATTATTGGCGGCGGTCCCGCTGGCTTAATGGCGGCGGAAGTCATTGCCGCGGCGGGGCACCAGGTGTCTGTTTATGATGCAATGCCATCGGTAGGACGAAAATTTTTATTGGCCGGCGTGGGAGGAATGAATATTACCCATGCGGAACCGGCGGAAGATTTTCGTGCGCGCTATTCGGCCAATGTGCATTTCCTCAATAGCCTTAAACAATTCGATGCCAACACCTTGCGCAACTGGGTTCATGACCTGGGGGTTGAGACCTTTGTAGGAACTTCAGGGCGGGTATTTCCTGCCGATATGAAAGCAGCGCCTTTGTTGCGCGCCTGGTTGCATCGTTTGCGTGAGCAAGGTGTTAAATTTTATCCGCGGCATCGCTGGTTGGGCTGGGCAGAAAAACCCGCTGACGGTGGTGAAAAATCAAAAGCGACCGGTGCAATCCAATTAATCTTGTCGGCCCCTGACCATGAAACACCTTTCGCGATAATGGCTGATGCGGTGGTGTTGGCACTCGGTGGCGCCAGTTGGCAACGCCTGGGTTCTGATGGTGCCTGGGTTCCGCTTCTGCGCGAGCGCGACATACAAATTAATGCGCTGGTGCCGAGCAATTGTGGCTTTGATGTGGCCTGGAGCGAGCATATTCGCACTGAATATGCGGGCGCTCCAGTGCACGGTGTTGGTTTGAGTTGTGTGGACCTGGAGGGGCGCACGCGCGGTGTTTTATCTGAAGCGATTGTGAGTGCTTATGGTATTGAGGGTACTGGCATTTATGCATTGTCAAAATATTTGCGCGAGCAGTTGGAGCAGCAGGGCACCGCATTGCTGAATATCGATCTGTTGCCCGATTTCTCTGTCGATAAAATCCTGCAGCGGTTGAATAAGCCGCGTGAGAAAAATTCGCTCAGTAATTTTCTGCGCAAGCAATTAAATTTATCGCCCGTCAAATTGGCGCTGCTGCGCGAGCTGACGACGAAAAGCACGGTTGAAAACCCTGAATTGCTGGCATTGGCAATTAAAAAACTTTCATTAACGTTAAGCGCAACTCGGCCAATCGATGAAGCCATTAGCAGTGCCGGTGGTGTTGCGGCGAAAGAACTGGACAGTGCCTTTATGCTCAAAAAGGTGCCCGGTGTTTTTTGTGCGGGTGAAATGCTGGATTGGGATGCTCCCACCGGCGGCTATTTGCTTACCGGCTGCTTTGCCAGTGGTCGCGCAGCGGGTTTTGGTGTGGCTGCCTGGCTGCGCAAGTAA
- a CDS encoding DUF3144 domain-containing protein, with protein MSGINEEDSYWNQVEAFINQANEACDAADPGIVAAALLNAAARFNAFVVAHSSLDKNEFAEDVEGTTNYLTGRFREHLKEHMEDYREHYTSLIGNRELPAEE; from the coding sequence ATGTCTGGCATAAATGAGGAAGATAGCTATTGGAATCAGGTGGAGGCCTTTATCAATCAGGCCAATGAAGCCTGCGATGCGGCTGATCCTGGCATAGTCGCGGCGGCGTTGCTTAATGCCGCGGCCCGCTTTAATGCCTTTGTGGTGGCGCATTCCTCGCTGGATAAAAATGAATTTGCCGAGGATGTTGAGGGTACCACCAATTATCTAACTGGCCGCTTTCGCGAGCACCTGAAAGAGCATATGGAAGATTATCGCGAGCACTACACGTCGCTGATTGGCAACCGCGAATTGCCGGCTGAGGAGTAG